In Microvenator marinus, one genomic interval encodes:
- a CDS encoding ABC transporter ATP-binding protein: MRPERNVRLGLCILGSFSALAGLSIPAGAGLSLSKVLGEDLALPGLEDLSLELALAILGLALLARLALGIALEMVNVWASQRSLRRLQVAFHRHVLGLGYPEYQKLSHDKLLNVSFFELERVSLFKHGLSYRLTTSFVALIGALVLMGTISFEMSILVFFAGPLTYGVMRMAHSKVASISAAYWRQYGFTRETLLSDIENLVLIKLFGQSTIRERVYEAAASKLMMLQLKRVKVRESLRATRETIGYVGILTVIILGHTGLIGEPMKVSNLVTFILFAGVLTRPLREFANLYQEWSDVIGANERLESVLGAESEREDGLDLARAKGRLEVRNLEFSYRPGEPVLRGLNLSVDAGETVIIQGPNGAGKTTFLSLLSGLYGVSDGTIFLDGQDINAMSLKSLRRSISVVQQHTELLDATIRENIMFARPDASEEEFERAVHLALVEEFSGSLKDGLETKVGRRGLELSGGQRQRVSLARAILFDAPILILDEATSMFDPESEARFFERAAEYLGPKTVLMVTHRPPKTKMADRWFRLKNGQIFEESET, encoded by the coding sequence ATGAGACCCGAGCGCAACGTGCGCTTGGGTCTTTGTATTTTGGGGAGCTTCAGTGCGCTCGCTGGCCTGAGTATTCCTGCAGGAGCAGGGCTTAGCCTTTCCAAGGTGCTCGGCGAGGACTTAGCACTCCCTGGTCTCGAAGACCTCTCGTTGGAGCTTGCGCTCGCGATTTTGGGGCTCGCACTTCTGGCTAGACTCGCCCTAGGCATTGCATTGGAAATGGTCAACGTTTGGGCGTCTCAGCGCTCTCTCAGACGCCTTCAGGTCGCGTTTCACCGCCATGTGCTGGGCCTTGGTTATCCCGAGTACCAAAAGCTCTCTCACGATAAATTGCTCAACGTGTCGTTCTTTGAGCTAGAGCGGGTATCACTCTTTAAACACGGCCTGAGCTATCGCTTGACCACGTCATTTGTGGCGCTAATCGGGGCGCTCGTCTTGATGGGTACGATCTCGTTCGAGATGTCGATCCTGGTCTTCTTTGCGGGGCCGCTCACCTACGGAGTGATGCGCATGGCCCACTCCAAGGTTGCCTCGATTTCGGCAGCGTATTGGCGGCAATATGGATTTACGCGAGAGACCTTGCTCAGCGATATCGAGAACCTCGTCCTGATCAAACTCTTCGGTCAGTCGACCATCCGAGAAAGAGTCTACGAGGCTGCCGCATCCAAACTCATGATGCTCCAGCTCAAACGTGTGAAGGTACGTGAATCATTGCGGGCTACGCGAGAGACAATCGGCTATGTGGGGATTTTAACGGTCATCATCCTCGGGCATACCGGCCTCATCGGTGAGCCGATGAAGGTCTCCAATCTGGTCACGTTCATTCTTTTTGCGGGAGTACTCACGCGGCCACTCAGAGAGTTTGCGAATCTCTACCAGGAATGGAGCGATGTGATCGGCGCAAACGAGCGCCTCGAATCTGTGCTCGGCGCTGAGTCGGAGCGCGAAGACGGACTTGATTTGGCCCGTGCCAAAGGCAGGCTTGAGGTCAGAAATCTGGAGTTTTCCTACCGCCCGGGCGAGCCTGTTTTGAGAGGGTTAAACCTAAGTGTTGATGCGGGTGAGACGGTCATCATCCAAGGCCCAAACGGGGCTGGGAAAACCACCTTTTTGTCGCTACTTTCGGGGCTATACGGGGTGTCCGATGGCACCATCTTTTTGGATGGCCAAGACATCAATGCGATGAGCCTAAAGTCGCTCAGAAGGTCGATCTCTGTAGTGCAGCAACACACAGAACTTCTGGACGCCACGATTCGTGAAAACATCATGTTTGCCAGACCTGACGCGAGCGAGGAGGAGTTCGAGCGCGCCGTACATCTGGCGCTCGTCGAAGAGTTTAGCGGTTCTCTCAAAGACGGACTCGAGACCAAGGTTGGGCGCCGTGGACTTGAGCTCTCCGGAGGTCAACGCCAACGCGTGTCCTTAGCCAGAGCCATCCTCTTTGACGCACCCATCCTTATCTTGGACGAAGCCACGTCGATGTTCGACCCGGAGAGCGAAGCGCGGTTCTTTGAGCGAGCGGCCGAATATCTAGGCCCCAAAACCGTGCTGATGGTGACCCATCGGCCTCCAAAAACAAAAATGGCCGACCGTTGGTTTCGTCTCAAGAATGGCCAGATTTTTGAGGAGAGCGAGACCTAG
- the hppD gene encoding 4-hydroxyphenylpyruvate dioxygenase has protein sequence MDHLPPQTTNPDSANPTKMKGIAFLEFSAEPEFGMESIFTNFGFSKTSKHRSHKVEAFQQNSILFLLNQDRGFAGQFRDAHGPSASGMGFWVEDAKFAHQEAVKRGARPFDPTETTKAAYDLPAVYGIGDSLIYFVDDPKAFFEKEFAPHDAPIEVEQKGFEFIDHLTNNVHKGTLGQWSDFYTEIFGFTKVRYFDIRGDETGLFSYALRSADGSFCIPINEGTEEKSQIEEYLREYKGPGIQHIALSSSNLLSSLDQMEGTGVEFLDIDDEYYASVFNRVPNVSEDHAHIRRHNVLVDGDEHGYLLQIFTKNIIGPIFFELIQRRGHDAFGEGNFGALFRSIERDQRRRGVL, from the coding sequence ATGGATCATTTGCCACCACAGACCACGAACCCAGATAGCGCCAACCCTACTAAAATGAAGGGAATTGCATTCCTCGAGTTCTCGGCCGAGCCAGAATTCGGAATGGAAAGCATCTTCACCAATTTCGGCTTTTCCAAGACCAGCAAGCACCGCAGCCACAAGGTCGAGGCGTTCCAACAGAACAGCATCCTCTTCCTCTTGAACCAAGATCGTGGATTTGCCGGCCAATTCCGCGATGCACACGGTCCATCGGCCAGCGGCATGGGCTTTTGGGTAGAGGACGCAAAGTTCGCTCATCAGGAAGCGGTAAAGCGCGGCGCACGACCGTTTGACCCAACCGAAACCACCAAAGCAGCTTACGATTTGCCAGCCGTTTACGGCATCGGCGACAGCCTCATCTACTTTGTAGATGATCCAAAGGCTTTCTTTGAGAAAGAATTCGCGCCCCACGATGCGCCTATCGAAGTCGAGCAAAAGGGCTTTGAGTTCATCGACCACCTCACCAATAACGTCCACAAAGGCACGCTTGGCCAGTGGTCGGATTTCTACACCGAAATCTTTGGCTTCACCAAAGTTCGCTACTTCGACATCCGTGGCGATGAGACGGGACTTTTCTCGTACGCCCTTCGCTCGGCAGACGGAAGCTTCTGCATCCCGATCAACGAGGGAACCGAGGAAAAGTCGCAGATCGAAGAGTACCTTCGCGAGTACAAAGGACCTGGAATTCAGCATATCGCTTTGAGCTCGAGCAACCTGCTCTCCTCGCTCGACCAGATGGAAGGAACCGGCGTGGAGTTCTTGGACATTGACGACGAGTACTACGCGTCAGTGTTCAACCGCGTGCCGAACGTCTCCGAGGATCACGCGCACATTCGCCGCCACAACGTCCTCGTTGACGGCGACGAGCACGGCTATCTTCTCCAAATCTTCACTAAGAATATCATCGGCCCGATCTTCTTCGAGCTGATTCAACGTCGCGGACACGACGCGTTTGGTGAAGGTAACTTCGGAGCACTCTTCCGCTCCATCGAGCGCGACCAGCGGCGACGTGGCGTACTCTAA
- a CDS encoding LysR family transcriptional regulator → MNLHLDGIEALEAITRTGSFASAARELRKAQSAVSYAIQQLENGLGVEVFDRTGHRARLTEQGRMVLEEGRNLLASARRIESLTKLMGEGWESRMEVVIDGILPMAPMMRVLKLMADEEIPTQIQVKVEFLGGVQYRFEEDEADIMLVNDFEPNDTLIANPLPEVNVVLVTSPDHPIAERDMSAPWTRRELQTFVELSIHDSSVSAKSDPTMFGGSRVFFLSDFTTKREALLMGLGFGWVPEYLVAQDLAAGKLVEVAYERGSSYQFRPLLVHRTDRPPGRAGRRFMELLLDE, encoded by the coding sequence ATGAATCTCCACCTCGACGGCATTGAGGCTTTGGAGGCTATCACCCGTACCGGGAGCTTTGCCTCAGCGGCGCGCGAGTTACGCAAGGCTCAATCCGCGGTGTCCTACGCCATTCAGCAGCTTGAAAATGGACTCGGTGTAGAGGTTTTTGACCGCACGGGCCATCGTGCCCGACTCACGGAGCAGGGCCGCATGGTTCTGGAGGAAGGTCGAAACCTCCTCGCGAGCGCGCGCCGCATCGAGTCGTTGACAAAGCTGATGGGTGAGGGCTGGGAGAGCCGCATGGAAGTGGTCATCGACGGCATTCTTCCGATGGCCCCGATGATGCGGGTCCTGAAGTTGATGGCCGACGAAGAGATACCCACGCAGATCCAGGTGAAGGTGGAGTTCTTAGGCGGCGTTCAGTACCGATTCGAAGAGGACGAAGCTGATATCATGCTCGTCAACGACTTTGAGCCTAATGACACGCTGATCGCGAATCCACTGCCTGAAGTCAATGTTGTCCTTGTGACCTCTCCAGACCATCCGATTGCTGAGAGGGACATGAGCGCGCCGTGGACACGCCGAGAGCTGCAAACATTCGTGGAGCTCTCCATTCACGATTCCAGCGTCTCTGCAAAGTCCGACCCGACCATGTTCGGTGGGAGTCGTGTCTTTTTCCTCTCAGACTTCACGACCAAACGAGAAGCACTCCTGATGGGACTCGGTTTTGGCTGGGTCCCCGAATACCTGGTCGCGCAAGATTTGGCGGCTGGCAAACTGGTGGAAGTAGCCTACGAGCGAGGCTCTAGCTATCAGTTTCGGCCGCTCCTCGTCCATCGCACTGACAGGCCTCCGGGCCGCGCGGGCCGGAGATTCATGGAGCTGCTCTTAGACGAGTAG
- a CDS encoding transglycosylase domain-containing protein, translating to MSKAQRSRKSSARVWFVTLVTGALIYGVWYELENSRLQAHVFTEATKDVGFRLEHGESDRIVFPKDGPYDARLGYTKIPKVVQTLEAQGFEVTHQARVTPKFQKLTDKGVFPLFEEKDSAGLKVLDRNRHELYRSEYPGHSWKSFDEIPPLVVDIVKYVENRALLDGERPSQNPALEWKRMAAALADLGATKLGATGRPAGGSTLATQLEKFRHSPEGRTRDVESKLQQMMSASLRAYMHGEDTIEWQKRVVLAYVNTVPLAAIEGYGEVHGIPDGLSIWFGEDVERTSELLRWGSVEESADPALLMEQAKSLRQVVSLVLAHRRPSELLKSHQERLREQTDSYLRLMMNDGVVPARLAQAALMSTVDIKTSANPEDYDYVSRKLASSLRGHALSKTDVETLYELDRYDATIETTVDLDVQHAVEEMLRSLSDSRVIEELGVERFGAGSAQDVIYSFTLYEKSGSKNVLRVQADTLEQPLNINEHIKIDLGSTAKLRTLATYLHAVNSIFTRHQNHTPEELSEVKVDSSDALSRWTLAYMSKKPEATKEDVLKAAMNRRFSANPNETFFTGGGLHTFSNFSRRDNHTHPTVLEAFERSVNLPFVRIMREVVRYYMYNAPGSSPTILDDAEAPERRIYLERFADMEGSAFLRRFEATYRGLDQGAAMRKLYRSRTWTPRQFLAAYRAVYPEADVYTGNAVMKEVLGRELPFGTVRAVFDDVDPEKWTWNDRAYLAKSHPLELWLLRRKGPFGQESMEDLLAASTDLRQHAYEWLFKPHQVRAQNIRIRMVLEHDAFEEVHKHWASLGYPFDKLVPSFATALGTSADRPDAIAELVGIILNDGVSYSRTKIKAVHLAQDTPYETRLQHTGGAGDRKMASEVAETLRSALLSVVEEGTAKRIQAIKTRPWQIGGKTGTGDHKLVSVDKNGKRTEEIPISRSATFAFFLEERFHGTMTAFVKGDTAGDYTFTSALPVTIVGNMLPLLDPLVEQPMDIPDPDTQPTLAGLRALDSVQNLPDDDATRLRAAP from the coding sequence ATGAGCAAGGCACAACGGTCGCGCAAAAGCAGCGCCCGTGTCTGGTTCGTAACTCTCGTGACGGGCGCTCTGATATACGGAGTCTGGTACGAGCTTGAAAATTCGCGGTTGCAAGCCCATGTGTTTACCGAAGCCACCAAAGATGTGGGCTTCAGGCTTGAGCACGGAGAAAGTGACCGCATCGTCTTTCCCAAGGATGGGCCGTACGACGCAAGGCTCGGCTATACAAAGATTCCGAAGGTCGTCCAGACCCTCGAGGCTCAGGGCTTCGAGGTTACACACCAGGCTCGGGTCACACCCAAGTTTCAGAAACTCACCGACAAGGGTGTGTTTCCACTCTTCGAAGAAAAAGATAGCGCGGGGCTTAAGGTCTTGGACCGAAACCGGCACGAACTCTACCGTTCCGAGTATCCTGGGCACTCTTGGAAATCGTTTGATGAGATCCCTCCTTTGGTCGTGGACATTGTCAAATACGTGGAAAACCGAGCGCTTTTGGACGGGGAAAGACCGAGCCAAAACCCTGCTTTGGAGTGGAAACGTATGGCGGCCGCACTGGCTGACCTTGGCGCCACCAAGCTCGGTGCAACCGGACGGCCCGCCGGTGGCTCCACCCTTGCCACACAGCTTGAGAAATTTCGCCACTCGCCTGAGGGCCGGACCCGCGACGTGGAGTCCAAACTCCAGCAGATGATGAGTGCGTCGTTGCGTGCGTACATGCACGGCGAGGACACAATTGAGTGGCAAAAACGCGTAGTGCTCGCGTATGTGAACACTGTTCCACTGGCTGCTATCGAGGGCTATGGGGAGGTGCACGGGATTCCGGATGGACTCTCGATTTGGTTCGGCGAAGACGTCGAGCGGACGTCGGAACTCTTGCGCTGGGGCTCGGTTGAGGAATCGGCCGACCCTGCCTTGCTCATGGAACAAGCCAAGAGTTTGCGCCAGGTTGTGAGCCTAGTTCTAGCTCATCGCCGCCCATCAGAGCTCCTCAAGTCTCATCAGGAACGCCTTCGCGAACAAACGGATTCGTACCTGAGACTGATGATGAACGATGGCGTAGTCCCGGCCCGCCTTGCGCAGGCCGCATTGATGAGCACCGTGGATATTAAGACATCTGCCAATCCCGAAGACTACGATTACGTCTCGAGAAAACTCGCGTCCTCATTGCGTGGCCATGCGCTTTCAAAGACCGATGTTGAGACGCTCTACGAGCTCGACCGCTACGACGCGACCATTGAGACAACCGTGGACCTAGACGTGCAGCACGCCGTGGAAGAAATGTTGCGAAGCCTCTCTGATTCTAGGGTCATCGAGGAGCTCGGCGTGGAGAGATTTGGCGCCGGATCCGCGCAGGACGTGATTTACAGCTTCACGCTCTACGAAAAATCGGGTTCTAAGAATGTGCTTCGAGTGCAGGCTGACACACTGGAACAGCCGTTGAATATCAATGAGCATATCAAGATTGACCTTGGCTCTACGGCCAAACTTAGGACGCTTGCGACCTATCTTCACGCCGTCAATTCAATCTTCACGCGCCATCAGAACCACACGCCCGAGGAACTGAGCGAGGTGAAGGTCGACTCTTCGGATGCGTTGAGCCGATGGACGCTCGCCTATATGTCTAAGAAGCCCGAGGCAACCAAGGAAGACGTGCTCAAAGCCGCCATGAATCGAAGGTTCTCGGCGAACCCGAATGAGACATTCTTCACCGGTGGAGGACTTCATACGTTCTCGAATTTTAGCCGGCGCGACAATCATACGCACCCAACGGTGCTTGAAGCATTTGAGCGCTCGGTGAACCTACCTTTTGTACGCATCATGCGAGAGGTTGTTCGCTACTATATGTACAACGCGCCAGGTTCCTCGCCGACCATTTTAGACGACGCTGAAGCGCCAGAGAGGCGCATCTACCTCGAGCGCTTTGCGGACATGGAAGGAAGTGCGTTCTTGAGGCGATTCGAGGCTACTTATCGTGGGCTCGACCAGGGCGCTGCGATGCGAAAACTCTACCGTTCGCGGACGTGGACGCCGAGGCAGTTTCTAGCAGCTTATCGCGCCGTCTACCCTGAAGCTGATGTGTACACAGGCAACGCGGTGATGAAAGAGGTGCTTGGGCGCGAGCTTCCGTTTGGCACGGTACGTGCCGTCTTTGATGATGTGGATCCGGAGAAATGGACGTGGAATGACCGCGCGTATCTAGCGAAGTCGCATCCTTTGGAACTTTGGCTGCTTCGCCGCAAAGGTCCGTTTGGGCAGGAATCAATGGAGGACTTGCTCGCCGCGAGTACCGACCTCAGACAACATGCGTACGAGTGGTTGTTCAAGCCGCATCAAGTGCGCGCTCAGAACATCCGGATTCGGATGGTGCTCGAGCATGATGCATTTGAAGAGGTGCATAAACACTGGGCTTCGCTGGGGTACCCATTTGATAAGCTGGTGCCATCGTTTGCGACCGCTCTCGGTACCTCAGCGGATAGGCCTGACGCGATTGCTGAGTTGGTAGGGATCATCCTGAACGATGGTGTTTCCTATTCGCGCACGAAGATTAAGGCCGTTCACCTAGCCCAAGACACGCCTTATGAGACCCGTCTCCAGCACACTGGTGGTGCCGGCGACCGCAAAATGGCGAGTGAGGTTGCGGAAACACTTCGAAGTGCACTTCTAAGCGTGGTTGAAGAAGGCACGGCGAAGCGAATTCAAGCGATTAAGACAAGACCATGGCAGATTGGCGGCAAGACCGGGACCGGCGACCATAAGCTCGTGAGTGTGGATAAGAATGGCAAACGTACCGAAGAGATTCCGATTTCTCGCTCAGCGACCTTTGCGTTCTTCCTGGAGGAGCGATTCCACGGAACGATGACTGCCTTTGTTAAGGGAGATACGGCCGGAGACTATACCTTCACGAGCGCGCTCCCAGTCACCATCGTGGGCAATATGCTCCCGTTGCTTGACCCACTTGTGGAGCAGCCGATGGATATTCCCGACCCGGATACTCAGCCCACTCTGGCCGGACTCAGGGCCTTGGACTCCGTCCAGAACCTTCCGGACGATGACGCTACTCGTCTAAGAGCAGCTCCATGA
- the rho gene encoding transcription termination factor Rho yields MARRRRRKSGGSGGGSQLPTVNPEELVRLHERLSDYTPVQPDSRIRLETTREEYVGRMIDLITPIGKGQRVLVTSPPKAGKTMLLEKIAKAVTQNHPDIHQMALLVDERPEEATDFRRNLPIQVFASTTDKTPKEHIALTESVFKEALERLLDGQDVLILLDSITRLARAYNTVYANSSRTLSGGVTAGALDRPRQLFGAARNLEEGGSLTIIATALIDTGSRMDEVIFQEFKGTGNCEIVLSRKLAERRLWPAVEIASSGTRREDCLFDTVEVDRIPILRRKLSDMGEVESLEWMIKRTKQSRTNLELIKGMLN; encoded by the coding sequence ATGGCTCGACGGCGCCGAAGGAAGAGCGGCGGAAGCGGTGGTGGAAGTCAACTCCCTACTGTAAATCCAGAAGAATTGGTTCGTTTGCACGAGCGGCTATCCGATTATACCCCAGTACAACCTGATTCACGCATCCGTTTGGAGACAACGCGTGAAGAGTACGTGGGGCGAATGATCGACTTGATTACGCCGATTGGAAAAGGTCAACGCGTCCTCGTGACGAGCCCGCCGAAGGCGGGCAAGACCATGTTGCTCGAGAAAATCGCGAAAGCGGTTACTCAGAATCATCCTGATATTCATCAGATGGCGCTTCTCGTGGACGAACGTCCCGAGGAAGCTACAGATTTCCGTAGAAATCTTCCGATTCAAGTCTTTGCATCCACAACGGACAAGACTCCGAAGGAGCATATCGCCCTTACGGAATCCGTGTTTAAAGAGGCTCTCGAGCGTCTATTGGACGGCCAAGATGTCTTGATCCTCTTGGACTCGATCACTCGCCTAGCTCGCGCCTACAACACCGTCTACGCGAACTCGAGCCGCACACTCTCGGGTGGTGTTACGGCCGGAGCGCTCGATCGTCCGCGCCAGCTCTTCGGAGCGGCGAGGAACCTTGAAGAAGGCGGAAGCCTGACGATCATCGCTACTGCGCTGATCGACACGGGCTCGAGGATGGACGAAGTGATTTTCCAAGAGTTCAAAGGCACGGGTAATTGCGAGATCGTGCTTTCGAGGAAGTTGGCTGAGCGCAGACTTTGGCCTGCCGTGGAGATCGCTTCATCGGGCACGAGGCGCGAAGACTGCTTGTTTGACACCGTGGAAGTCGACCGCATCCCAATCCTGAGGCGAAAACTCTCCGATATGGGCGAGGTTGAGTCTTTGGAGTGGATGATCAAACGCACAAAACAGTCCCGAACAAACCTTGAATTGATCAAAGGGATGTTGAACTGA
- a CDS encoding toxin-antitoxin system YwqK family antitoxin yields the protein MKAPIIFLLTLGLLLPATLTFGAKDAEAQQILRDSRTSGKRTHKQAGKRHKREARRDTRTERRTTRTTTHRSGHVVHRPVHRHNVTHHRSRVHHRDYRHRTHVRYGRYGHTWGYRYVWRPRYYSWGTREVHHHHRPVVIHIEEPEPELPELECGPRTEMRQTERETWCATDRGHRHGPYVRYHQNGDVAQEGWYEYGTKEGIWMSYHTNGAIKSEGAFQNNLRVGIWTNYNRDGEQISATEYQ from the coding sequence ATGAAAGCACCGATAATTTTCTTACTCACACTTGGCTTGTTACTCCCTGCAACTCTGACGTTCGGCGCCAAAGACGCCGAGGCGCAGCAGATCCTGAGGGATTCTCGAACCTCTGGAAAGCGCACCCATAAACAGGCTGGGAAACGTCATAAACGCGAAGCCAGAAGGGACACCCGAACCGAAAGGCGCACGACTCGAACCACGACCCATCGCTCCGGTCATGTCGTACACCGCCCTGTGCACAGACATAACGTCACACATCACAGAAGCCGTGTGCATCACCGCGACTATCGACACCGCACGCACGTGAGATACGGCCGCTACGGTCATACCTGGGGTTATCGCTACGTTTGGCGCCCGCGCTACTACTCGTGGGGAACACGAGAGGTTCATCACCACCACAGGCCGGTCGTCATTCATATCGAAGAGCCAGAGCCGGAGTTGCCAGAGCTCGAATGCGGACCGCGCACGGAGATGCGGCAGACTGAGCGCGAGACCTGGTGCGCCACAGATCGCGGCCACCGTCACGGCCCCTATGTCAGGTACCATCAAAACGGCGATGTCGCTCAGGAAGGCTGGTACGAATACGGCACAAAAGAAGGCATTTGGATGAGCTATCACACCAACGGAGCCATCAAGTCTGAAGGCGCCTTTCAAAACAATCTGCGCGTAGGCATCTGGACCAACTACAACCGAGACGGCGAGCAGATTTCAGCCACTGAATATCAATAA
- a CDS encoding NRAMP family divalent metal transporter: MRENLLKTIGPGLIFAAAAVGVSHLVQSTRAGASFGLGLIAWIVLANLIKYPAFRFGPEYAAATGTSLLEGYRRQGKWALVLYALLTLGTMFSVQAGVTVVTAALASALGLGSNPVVISGVILALCAAILAVGKFKWLDRIVKVLVAIFTVTTVLATLLVLPKISWGEIPFWIAPADFDLKTTLFLAALIGWMPSAIDVAVWNSLWTLAKNNESQHKANTHEAILDFHVGYFGTVALALSFVLLGAGVMYASDISFAESAGGFASQILDLYAQTLGEWARPLIGVCALVVMFSTTLTVLDGFPRAITTLIDRFQSEEVQDTPDRSGGRAYWVTVLVQALGALLILHLFLRGLPQLIDIATTLSFLTAPALAVLNHRAMYRENVPEELRPKGWLRALSLFGIAALSLFALVYLYLIL; the protein is encoded by the coding sequence ATGCGTGAAAACCTTCTCAAGACCATCGGTCCAGGGTTGATCTTTGCCGCTGCCGCAGTGGGTGTGAGCCATTTGGTTCAGTCCACGCGCGCTGGTGCGAGCTTTGGGCTCGGCCTCATCGCATGGATCGTATTGGCCAACCTCATCAAGTATCCCGCGTTTCGGTTTGGCCCTGAGTACGCGGCAGCCACCGGTACTTCTCTGCTCGAGGGATACCGAAGGCAGGGGAAATGGGCTCTCGTGCTCTATGCACTCCTCACGCTCGGGACCATGTTCTCGGTTCAAGCCGGCGTTACGGTCGTGACCGCGGCATTGGCGAGCGCTTTGGGTTTAGGGTCAAATCCAGTGGTGATCTCTGGCGTGATCTTGGCGCTCTGTGCCGCCATCTTGGCGGTCGGCAAGTTCAAATGGCTGGACCGTATTGTGAAGGTTCTGGTGGCGATTTTCACCGTCACAACCGTACTCGCAACCCTCCTCGTGCTCCCGAAAATCTCGTGGGGCGAGATTCCGTTTTGGATTGCGCCAGCCGACTTCGACCTTAAAACCACGCTCTTTTTGGCGGCTTTGATCGGATGGATGCCCTCGGCGATCGACGTGGCCGTTTGGAACTCCTTGTGGACCCTTGCCAAGAACAACGAGAGTCAACACAAGGCGAATACGCATGAAGCCATCTTGGACTTCCACGTGGGATACTTTGGGACGGTAGCTTTGGCGTTGAGCTTTGTTCTGCTGGGGGCGGGGGTGATGTACGCCTCCGATATTAGTTTTGCCGAAAGCGCGGGAGGTTTTGCATCGCAGATTCTCGACCTCTACGCGCAGACCTTAGGCGAGTGGGCTCGTCCGCTCATCGGCGTTTGTGCGCTCGTCGTGATGTTCTCGACAACTCTGACGGTCTTGGACGGGTTCCCGCGGGCAATTACAACGCTCATCGATCGTTTTCAGAGCGAGGAAGTGCAGGACACCCCCGACAGAAGTGGCGGTCGAGCCTATTGGGTGACCGTTCTGGTCCAGGCACTCGGTGCCTTGCTGATTCTGCATCTTTTCCTAAGGGGCCTTCCGCAGCTCATCGATATTGCAACGACACTTTCGTTTCTGACGGCTCCCGCCCTTGCTGTGTTGAATCATCGCGCGATGTACCGCGAAAATGTCCCAGAAGAGCTGCGCCCGAAAGGCTGGCTTCGTGCCCTGAGTTTGTTTGGGATCGCGGCTCTGAGTCTTTTCGCGCTCGTCTATCTCTACCTGATTCTCTAG
- the smpB gene encoding SsrA-binding protein SmpB: MSQNKDTKTITRNRKALHNYFVDEEFEAGIVLLGSEVKSLRDARVQLTDAYARFENNELWLVSAHISPYPFATHENHEPERIRKLLMKRRELNRLRHKVESSGYTLIPLELYFSGNHVKVRLGLCRGKKLFDKRESVKKREAAREIARETREARRDWKN; encoded by the coding sequence ATGAGCCAGAATAAAGACACCAAGACAATCACGCGGAACCGTAAGGCGCTCCATAACTATTTTGTGGACGAAGAGTTTGAAGCAGGAATCGTGCTCCTTGGCTCCGAGGTGAAGTCCCTGCGCGATGCGCGCGTCCAGCTTACCGACGCCTACGCCCGATTCGAGAATAACGAGCTCTGGCTCGTCTCCGCCCATATCTCGCCCTACCCTTTTGCTACACACGAGAATCACGAACCCGAGCGCATTCGCAAACTTTTGATGAAGCGCCGTGAGCTGAATCGCCTCAGGCATAAGGTGGAATCGTCTGGCTACACTCTGATCCCGTTGGAACTCTATTTCAGCGGGAATCACGTCAAGGTCAGGCTGGGGCTTTGCCGGGGCAAGAAACTCTTCGACAAGCGCGAATCCGTGAAGAAGCGTGAAGCAGCACGCGAAATTGCCCGCGAGACCCGCGAAGCAAGGCGCGACTGGAAGAACTAG
- a CDS encoding DsbA family oxidoreductase translates to MSTIEVFSDFLCPFCFIAEASTLASLQEAYPDLDVSWRGFELHPEIPRGGIPIQDFFPEEGIRQFKKRLEDLSLEFGIEPVDIPTRLPNTMKAHALTEYARMKGKHRPVREAIMNAYWREGLDIESDEVLGEIAQAHGLNRELALAASKSSQYELKVIQNRAAGYERGVAGVPTYFVNGKAVMGCQAMCAIEEALRA, encoded by the coding sequence ATGTCTACGATAGAAGTATTTTCAGATTTTCTTTGTCCTTTTTGCTTCATTGCCGAAGCTTCGACTTTGGCATCTTTGCAGGAGGCTTATCCCGACCTCGACGTGAGTTGGAGGGGGTTTGAGCTTCATCCAGAGATCCCTCGGGGAGGCATTCCCATCCAGGACTTCTTTCCAGAGGAGGGGATTCGGCAATTCAAGAAGCGGCTTGAGGATTTAAGCCTTGAGTTTGGGATTGAGCCCGTAGACATTCCTACGCGGCTGCCCAACACCATGAAGGCCCATGCCCTGACGGAATACGCACGGATGAAGGGAAAGCACCGCCCGGTACGCGAAGCCATCATGAACGCGTATTGGAGAGAGGGGCTAGATATCGAGTCCGACGAGGTCCTCGGTGAGATTGCTCAGGCTCATGGGCTCAACCGTGAGTTGGCCCTGGCCGCCTCGAAGTCGTCTCAGTACGAGCTAAAGGTGATTCAGAATCGTGCAGCAGGCTACGAACGAGGCGTTGCAGGGGTTCCCACCTATTTTGTGAATGGCAAGGCTGTGATGGGGTGCCAGGCAATGTGCGCCATAGAGGAAGCTCTGAGGGCATAA